The Blastococcus sp. HT6-4 genome window below encodes:
- a CDS encoding aminotransferase class V-fold PLP-dependent enzyme yields MTEPAPHMTPEQFRRHGHEVVDWIADYWTRIGSFPVRSQVSPGDVRAALPADPPESGEPFSAVLADLDRVVMPGITHWQHPGFFGYFPANTSGPSVLGDLVSAGLGVQGMSWVTSPAATELEQHVMDWFAGLLGLPESFLSTGTGGGVVQDSSSGANLVALLAALHRASGGATVRGGVQPDRATVYVSAETHSSMEKAVRIAGLGTDAVRIVEVDGDLAMNPGALAARLERDTARGYRPVLVCATVGTTSTTAVDPLAAIGPICQKYGVWLHVDAAYAGVSAVVPELRQLQAGVEWADSYTTDAHKWLLTGFDATLFWVADRAALTGALAILPDYLRNAATDAGTVVDYRDWQIELGRRFRALKLWFVLRWYGAEGLRAHIRGHVALAQELAAWAAADERFDVVAPHPLSLVCLRPRWPDGVDADVATMTLLERLNDGGEVFLTHTTVERQPVLRVAIGSPATTRAHVERVWTLLKEGHDWLAADFAAQAAEQAAARAAERERAEAERAERDRARAERQQAGREQAEPEPAGHGQAEREKSDASAPPPVDETAAVLDETDAVQAGPSGPGGPVSPSTSG; encoded by the coding sequence GTGACCGAGCCCGCCCCGCACATGACCCCCGAGCAGTTCCGGCGCCACGGCCACGAGGTGGTCGACTGGATCGCCGACTACTGGACGCGGATCGGCTCCTTCCCGGTGCGCTCGCAGGTCTCCCCCGGCGACGTCCGCGCGGCGCTGCCCGCGGACCCCCCGGAGTCGGGTGAACCGTTCTCCGCGGTGCTGGCCGATCTGGACCGCGTGGTCATGCCGGGCATCACGCACTGGCAGCACCCGGGGTTCTTCGGCTACTTCCCGGCCAACACCTCCGGCCCGTCGGTGCTCGGCGACCTGGTCTCGGCGGGCCTGGGCGTGCAGGGCATGTCCTGGGTGACCAGCCCGGCGGCGACCGAGCTGGAACAGCACGTCATGGACTGGTTCGCCGGCCTGCTCGGCCTGCCGGAGTCCTTCCTGTCCACGGGTACCGGCGGTGGCGTCGTCCAGGACTCCAGCTCCGGGGCCAACCTCGTCGCGCTGCTGGCCGCCCTCCACCGCGCCTCCGGCGGGGCCACCGTGCGCGGCGGGGTGCAGCCCGACCGCGCCACCGTCTACGTCTCCGCCGAGACGCACTCCTCGATGGAGAAGGCCGTGCGCATCGCCGGCCTGGGCACCGACGCGGTCCGGATCGTGGAGGTGGACGGCGACCTCGCGATGAACCCGGGTGCGCTAGCCGCCCGCCTCGAGCGCGACACGGCCCGCGGGTACCGGCCGGTGCTGGTCTGCGCGACCGTCGGCACGACGTCGACCACGGCCGTCGACCCGCTCGCCGCCATCGGCCCGATCTGCCAGAAGTACGGCGTCTGGCTGCACGTCGACGCCGCCTACGCCGGCGTCAGCGCCGTCGTCCCCGAGCTCCGGCAGCTGCAGGCCGGCGTCGAGTGGGCCGACAGCTACACCACCGACGCGCACAAGTGGCTGCTGACCGGCTTCGACGCCACCCTGTTCTGGGTCGCCGACCGCGCAGCGCTGACCGGCGCGCTGGCGATCCTCCCCGACTACCTGCGCAACGCCGCCACCGACGCCGGCACGGTGGTGGACTACCGCGACTGGCAGATCGAACTGGGCCGCCGCTTCCGCGCGCTCAAGCTGTGGTTCGTGCTCCGTTGGTACGGCGCCGAGGGGCTGCGGGCCCACATCCGCGGGCACGTCGCCCTGGCGCAGGAGCTCGCCGCCTGGGCGGCCGCCGACGAGCGCTTCGACGTCGTGGCCCCGCACCCGCTCTCCCTGGTGTGCCTGCGGCCCCGCTGGCCCGACGGGGTCGACGCCGACGTCGCGACGATGACGCTCCTCGAGCGGCTGAACGACGGCGGGGAGGTGTTCCTGACCCACACGACGGTCGAACGCCAGCCGGTGCTCCGCGTCGCGATCGGCTCGCCGGCGACGACCCGTGCGCACGTCGAGCGCGTGTGGACGCTGCTCAAGGAGGGCCACGACTGGCTCGCCGCGGATTTCGCCGCCCAGGCGGCGGAACAGGCGGCGGCTCGGGCCGCCGAGCGCGAGCGGGCCGAGGCCGAGCGGGCGGAGCGGGACCGCGCCCGGGCCGAGCGCCAGCAGGCGGGGCGGGAGCAGGCGGAGCCGGAACCGGCGGGCCACGGGCAGGCCGAACGCGAGAAGTCCGACGCGTCGGCTCCGCCGCCGGTCGACGAGACGGCCGCGGTCCTCGACGAGACCGATGCCGTGCAGGCCGGCCCGAGCGGTCCGGGCGGCCCGGTCAGCCCTTCAACGAGCGGATGA
- a CDS encoding acyl-CoA thioesterase II — protein MSEPAADSQASALMSVLDLEQRDDDLFVGQTPSTPLQRIFGGQVAGQALMAATRTLPEDRTVHSLHSYFLRPGDPNEEIRYAVDRIRDGRTFTTRRVIACQRRKGEDVAIFSLTADASAPQPAVAEHALPMPDVPRPETLPTLAEMVAPYGEHAAAALAISRAVEQRLMEDPFNREPKRPPHTRTYAWMRVAGRLPEVPAVHTAALTFASDLTLLSAGLARLGGGWGGRFVGASLDHAVWFHQQVRSDEWFLYQTDSPAASAGRALCFGEVWAADGTHVATVAQQGLIRSLKG, from the coding sequence GTGAGCGAGCCGGCGGCCGACAGCCAGGCGTCGGCCCTGATGTCGGTGCTGGACCTGGAGCAGCGGGACGACGACCTGTTCGTCGGGCAGACACCGAGCACGCCGCTGCAGCGCATCTTCGGCGGCCAGGTGGCCGGGCAGGCGCTGATGGCGGCCACCCGCACGCTGCCGGAGGACCGCACCGTCCACTCGCTGCACTCGTACTTCCTGCGGCCGGGCGACCCGAACGAGGAGATCCGCTACGCCGTCGACCGGATCCGTGACGGCCGTACCTTCACCACCCGTCGCGTGATCGCCTGCCAGCGGCGCAAGGGGGAGGACGTCGCGATCTTCTCGCTCACCGCGGACGCCTCGGCCCCGCAGCCCGCCGTCGCCGAGCACGCGCTGCCGATGCCGGACGTGCCGCGACCGGAGACGCTGCCGACCCTGGCCGAGATGGTGGCGCCCTACGGGGAGCACGCCGCGGCTGCCCTGGCCATCAGCCGCGCGGTGGAGCAGCGGCTCATGGAGGACCCGTTCAACCGGGAACCGAAGCGGCCACCGCACACCCGGACCTACGCCTGGATGCGGGTGGCGGGCCGGCTGCCGGAGGTGCCGGCGGTGCACACCGCGGCGCTCACCTTCGCCAGCGATCTCACGCTGCTGTCCGCGGGCCTGGCCCGGCTGGGCGGCGGCTGGGGTGGCCGATTCGTGGGCGCGAGCCTCGACCACGCCGTGTGGTTCCACCAGCAGGTCCGGTCCGACGAGTGGTTCCTGTACCAGACCGACAGCCCCGCCGCCTCGGCCGGCCGGGCGCTGTGCTTCGGGGAGGTCTGGGCCGCGGACGGCACGCACGTCGCCACGGTCGCCCAGCAGGGCCTCATCCGCTCGTTGAAGGGCTGA
- a CDS encoding response regulator has product MTSKPIRVVIAEDEALIRLDLKEMLEEEGYTVVAEVGDGQQAIDRAEELRPDLVIVDIQMPVLDGLSAAERIASARIAPVIVLTAFSQRELVERARDAGAMAYLVKPFSKNDLVPAIEVARGRFAEMTALDSEVKTLEERLETRKVVEQAKGRLMADQGMTEAEAFRWIQRTAMNERTSMKALAEAILAGGPATEESSA; this is encoded by the coding sequence GTGACCAGCAAGCCGATCCGCGTCGTGATCGCCGAGGACGAGGCGCTCATCCGTCTCGACCTCAAGGAGATGCTCGAGGAGGAGGGGTACACGGTCGTCGCCGAGGTCGGTGACGGCCAGCAGGCGATCGACCGGGCCGAGGAGCTGCGCCCCGACCTGGTGATCGTCGACATCCAGATGCCCGTCCTCGACGGGTTGTCCGCGGCGGAGCGGATCGCATCGGCGCGGATCGCGCCCGTCATCGTGCTGACGGCGTTCAGCCAGCGGGAGCTCGTCGAACGGGCCCGCGACGCCGGGGCGATGGCTTACCTGGTCAAGCCGTTCTCGAAGAACGACCTCGTCCCGGCGATCGAGGTGGCGCGCGGCCGGTTCGCCGAGATGACGGCGCTCGACAGCGAGGTCAAGACCCTCGAGGAGCGCCTGGAGACGCGGAAGGTCGTCGAGCAGGCGAAGGGGCGGCTGATGGCCGACCAGGGGATGACCGAGGCCGAGGCCTTCCGGTGGATCCAGCGCACGGCCATGAACGAGCGGACGAGCATGAAGGCGCTGGCGGAGGCCATCCTGGCCGGCGGCCCCGCCACCGAGGAGAGCTCCGCCTGA
- the pyk gene encoding pyruvate kinase — translation MSRRAKIVCTLGPATSSAEQVTALVESGMDVARLNFSHGSHEDHASAYRLVRAASDATGRAVAILADLQGPKIRLGTFAEGPVVWETGSQICITVEDVPGTAERVSTTYKDLHNDVRVGDRLLVDDGNLSLSVVRVDGPDVYCLVVEGGTVSNNKGLSLPGVSVSVPALSDKDEEDLRFALHLGADFIALSFVRSPTDVALVRDIMRQEDIHVPVIAKLEKPEAVRNLDAIVEAFDGVMVARGDLGVELPLEQVPLVQKRAIQAARERNKPVIVATQMLESMITNSRPTRAEASDVANAVLDGTDAVMLSGETSVGAYPIGAVRTMERIIDAVENDHLWAPDLARRSRSRSGAIVRAARDIGESLDVKALCTFTQTGETARRLAALHPRQPLLAFTVDARVRSQLALAWGVETFLVPTVEHTDDMVEQVDFSLLSIGRLKVGDRVVVVAGSPPNTVGSTNLIRVHEVGTDS, via the coding sequence ATGTCCCGCCGCGCGAAGATCGTCTGCACCCTGGGTCCGGCCACCAGCTCGGCCGAGCAGGTCACCGCCCTCGTCGAGTCGGGCATGGACGTCGCCCGGCTCAACTTCAGCCACGGTTCGCACGAGGACCACGCATCGGCCTACCGGCTGGTGCGCGCCGCCTCCGACGCCACCGGTCGCGCCGTCGCCATCCTCGCCGACCTGCAGGGGCCCAAGATCCGGCTCGGCACGTTCGCCGAGGGCCCCGTCGTCTGGGAGACCGGCAGCCAGATCTGCATCACCGTCGAGGACGTCCCCGGTACCGCCGAGCGGGTCTCCACGACCTACAAGGACCTGCACAACGACGTCCGGGTGGGCGACCGGCTGCTCGTCGACGACGGCAACCTCTCGCTGAGCGTCGTGCGGGTGGACGGCCCCGACGTCTACTGCCTCGTCGTCGAGGGCGGCACCGTCTCCAACAACAAGGGCCTCTCGCTGCCCGGCGTCTCGGTGAGCGTGCCGGCGCTGTCGGACAAGGACGAGGAGGACCTCCGCTTCGCCCTGCACCTGGGAGCCGACTTCATCGCGCTGTCCTTCGTGCGCTCGCCGACCGACGTCGCACTGGTGCGCGACATCATGCGGCAGGAGGACATCCACGTCCCGGTCATCGCCAAGCTGGAGAAGCCAGAGGCGGTCCGGAACCTCGACGCCATCGTGGAGGCCTTCGACGGCGTCATGGTCGCCCGCGGCGACCTGGGCGTGGAGCTGCCCCTGGAGCAGGTCCCGCTGGTGCAGAAGCGCGCCATCCAGGCGGCCCGCGAGCGCAACAAGCCGGTCATCGTCGCCACGCAGATGCTCGAGTCGATGATCACCAACTCCCGGCCCACGCGCGCAGAGGCCTCCGACGTCGCCAACGCCGTGCTCGACGGGACCGATGCGGTCATGCTCTCGGGCGAGACGTCCGTCGGTGCCTACCCCATCGGCGCCGTGCGCACGATGGAGCGGATCATCGACGCGGTCGAGAACGACCACCTGTGGGCGCCGGACCTGGCGCGCCGGTCGCGGTCGCGATCGGGCGCGATCGTCCGCGCGGCGCGGGACATCGGTGAGTCGCTGGACGTGAAGGCGCTGTGCACCTTCACGCAGACGGGCGAGACCGCCCGCCGGCTGGCGGCGCTGCACCCCCGGCAGCCGCTGCTGGCCTTCACCGTGGACGCCCGGGTGCGCAGCCAGCTGGCCCTCGCGTGGGGCGTGGAGACCTTCCTCGTGCCGACGGTGGAGCACACCGACGACATGGTGGAGCAGGTCGACTTCTCCCTGCTCTCGATCGGCCGGCTCAAGGTCGGCGACCGCGTCGTCGTCGTCGCGGGCAGCCCGCCGAACACGGTGGGGTCCACCAACCTCATCCGCGTCCACGAGGTGGGTACCGACTCGTGA
- a CDS encoding glutamate synthase subunit beta, producing MADQTGFLKYERGLPPRRPVELRIMDWKDVYTRRQNGEDPLFPTAEVRKQAARCMDCGIPFCHHACPVANLIPEWNDLSRRDDWQDAIERLHATNNFPEFTGKLCPAPCEGSCVLNLQESPVTIKQIEWEIIDRAWDEGWVTPQTPAERTGKKVAVIGSGPAGLAAAQQLTRAGHDVTVYERADRVGGLLRYGIPEFKMEKSVLDRRLDQMRAEGTRFVTGVDVGGSAEGDLSVEQLRADFDAVVLAGGATVGRDLPAPGRELSGIHLAMEYLPYGNRQALGELDSPPIDAHGKHVVIIGGGDTGADCLGTAHRQGAASVAQLEIMPAPPERRAQDTNPWPTYPMIMRVSSAHEEGGERLYSVNTERFVGDEHGNVRALLIHEVERVDGRFQKIEGSDRELPADLVFLAMGFTGAQREGLVDTLGVEVDGRGNVVRDDAFMTTVPGVFVAGDMGRGQSLIVWAIAEGRAAAAGVDTWLTGESMLPAPVTPTAVALR from the coding sequence GTGGCTGACCAGACCGGTTTCCTGAAGTACGAGCGCGGCCTCCCGCCGCGGCGTCCGGTCGAGCTCCGGATCATGGACTGGAAGGATGTCTACACCCGGCGCCAGAACGGCGAGGACCCGCTGTTCCCGACGGCGGAGGTGCGCAAGCAGGCGGCGCGCTGCATGGACTGCGGCATCCCGTTCTGCCACCACGCCTGCCCCGTGGCGAACCTGATCCCGGAGTGGAACGACCTGTCCCGCCGCGACGACTGGCAGGACGCCATCGAGCGGCTGCACGCGACGAACAACTTCCCGGAGTTCACCGGGAAGCTCTGCCCGGCGCCGTGCGAGGGCTCCTGCGTGCTCAACCTGCAGGAGTCGCCGGTGACGATCAAGCAGATCGAGTGGGAGATCATCGACCGGGCGTGGGACGAGGGCTGGGTCACCCCGCAGACCCCGGCCGAGCGCACCGGCAAGAAGGTCGCCGTCATCGGCTCCGGGCCCGCGGGCCTGGCCGCCGCCCAGCAGCTCACCCGGGCCGGGCACGACGTCACCGTCTACGAGCGTGCGGACCGGGTCGGCGGGCTGCTCCGCTACGGCATCCCCGAGTTCAAGATGGAGAAGTCGGTCCTCGACCGGCGGCTGGACCAGATGCGCGCCGAGGGCACCCGGTTCGTGACCGGTGTCGACGTGGGCGGCAGCGCCGAGGGCGACCTGTCGGTGGAGCAGCTGCGCGCCGACTTCGACGCCGTGGTCCTCGCCGGCGGGGCGACCGTCGGCCGTGACCTGCCCGCCCCGGGCCGGGAGCTGTCGGGCATCCACCTGGCCATGGAGTACCTGCCCTACGGCAACCGGCAGGCCCTCGGCGAGCTGGACTCCCCGCCGATCGACGCGCACGGCAAGCACGTGGTGATCATCGGTGGCGGTGACACCGGCGCCGACTGCCTCGGCACCGCGCACCGGCAGGGGGCGGCCTCGGTCGCCCAGCTGGAGATCATGCCGGCGCCGCCGGAGCGGCGCGCCCAGGACACCAACCCCTGGCCGACCTACCCGATGATCATGCGCGTCTCCAGTGCGCACGAGGAGGGCGGCGAGCGGCTCTACTCGGTCAACACCGAGCGCTTCGTGGGAGACGAGCACGGCAACGTGCGGGCGCTGCTCATCCACGAGGTGGAGCGGGTGGACGGCCGGTTCCAGAAGATCGAGGGGTCCGACCGCGAGCTCCCGGCCGACCTGGTGTTCCTGGCGATGGGGTTCACCGGGGCGCAGCGGGAGGGCCTGGTCGACACCCTCGGCGTCGAGGTCGACGGACGCGGCAACGTCGTCCGGGACGACGCGTTCATGACCACCGTCCCGGGTGTGTTCGTGGCCGGTGACATGGGCCGCGGCCAGTCGCTGATCGTCTGGGCGATCGCCGAGGGGCGCGCCGCGGCCGCCGGCGTCGACACCTGGCTGACCGGCGAGTCGATGCTGCCGGCACCGGTGACCCCGACGGCGGTCGCCCTGCGATAA
- the gltB gene encoding glutamate synthase large subunit: MTDFHAPATTAVPGSAMPPAVPFSAVPAPVGLYDPANDKDACGVAFVADARGRRSRRIVQAGLTALHNLDHRGAAGSEPNSGDGAGILTQIPDALLRAGVDFDLPPLGEYSVGIAFMPVDPDERAARVADVARLAEEEGLTVLGWRDVPVDPDGADLGPTARAVMPHFAQLFVAETMGARADEKAFGGNVVCNGVTRLERRSFVLRKRAERAAVDAGSSLYVTSLSSRTITYKGMLTTDQLPLFFPDLRDERYESAIALVHSRFSTNTFPSWPLAHPFRFIAHNGEINTIKGNRNRMRAREAKLATELFDGPAGPASELGLERIFPVTASDFSDSATFDEVLELLHLSGRSLPHAVLMMIPEAWENHEEMDPARRAFYRFHSSIMEPWDGPAAVCFTDGTLIGAVLDRNGLRPGRWWHTKDDLVVMASEVGVLDIPAADVVAKGRLQPGRMFLVDTASGRIVSDEDVKGALAAEQPYEDWLHAGLVHLPALPERRRSRPSHESVVRRQMLFGYTEEDLRMLVTPMAASGAEPIGSMGTDTPIASLSDRSRLLYDYFGQLFAQVTNPPLDAIREELVTSLGRTFGPEQNLLQASPASCRQVHLPFPVIDNDELAKILHIDDDGDLPGYAAVRITGHFDVNGGGAALAEAVEQLRSKVSKAIAAGARIIVLSDRDCDEQRAPIPSLLMTAAVHHHLVREKTRMEVGLVVESGDCREVHHVALLLGYGAAAVNPYLAFESIEDLIRDGALTGVEPAQAVRNMVKALGKGVLKVMSKMGISTVGSYTMAQIFEAVGLSQDLVDEYFTGTSCPLGGVGIDVLAEEVAMRHRRAYPENPTERAHRRLETGGEYQWRREGEVHLFNPETVFLLQHATRSRQYDVFEKYTQTVDQMSADAATLRGMFTLKTGVRPPVPIDEVEPVSEIVKRFNTGAMSYGSISQEAHETLAIAMNRLGGRSNTGEGGEDPDRFTPDPNGDLRRSAIKQVASGRFGVTSEYLVNADDIQIKMAQGAKPGEGGQLPGGKVYPWVARTRHSTPGVGLISPPPHHDIYSIEDLKQLIHDLKNANNEARVHVKLVAEVGVGTVAAGVSKAHADVVLISGFDGGTGAAPLTSLKHAGSPWELGLAETQQTLLANGLRDRIVVQVDGQMKTGRDVIVAALLGAEEFGFATAPLVVSGCVMMRVCHLDTCPVGVATQNPELRKRFTGRPEFVVTFFEFLAEQVRHYLAELGFRSVEEAIGHAELLDTRKAVDHWKAAGLNLSPMLVVPELPEGTPRRAVRGQDHGLDVALDQTLIQLCEGALLDARPVSLELPVRNVNRTVGTMLGSMVTRRFGGEGLPDGTIDLTFGGSAGQSFGAFVPRGITMRLFGDANDYVGKGLSGGRIVVRPSREASFLAEDNVIAGNVIGYGATSGEIFLRGRVGERFCVRNSGALAVVEGVGDHALEYMTGGRAVILGPTGRNIAAGMSGGIGYVLDLARHRVNTEMVDVEPLDGESAQWLRDVLVRYVTDTESTVAHALLADWGRWSEQFSVIMPRDYRRALDARRAAEAAGTDVDRAVMEAARG; the protein is encoded by the coding sequence ATGACCGACTTCCACGCCCCCGCCACCACGGCAGTTCCCGGCTCCGCCATGCCGCCGGCCGTCCCGTTCTCCGCGGTGCCCGCCCCGGTGGGCCTCTACGACCCGGCGAACGACAAGGACGCCTGCGGTGTCGCCTTCGTGGCCGACGCCCGGGGACGCCGGAGCCGCCGCATCGTGCAGGCCGGTCTGACCGCGCTGCACAACCTCGACCACCGGGGCGCCGCCGGGTCCGAGCCGAACTCCGGCGACGGCGCCGGGATCCTCACCCAGATCCCGGACGCCCTCCTGCGGGCCGGCGTCGACTTCGACCTCCCGCCGTTGGGCGAGTACTCGGTCGGCATCGCCTTCATGCCCGTCGACCCCGACGAGCGCGCCGCTCGCGTCGCCGACGTCGCCCGGCTGGCCGAGGAGGAGGGGCTGACCGTCCTCGGGTGGCGCGACGTGCCCGTCGACCCCGACGGCGCCGACCTCGGGCCCACGGCCCGCGCGGTCATGCCGCACTTCGCCCAGCTCTTCGTCGCCGAGACCATGGGCGCGCGGGCCGACGAGAAGGCCTTCGGCGGCAACGTCGTCTGCAACGGCGTCACCCGCCTCGAGCGGCGCTCCTTCGTGCTGCGCAAGCGCGCCGAGCGCGCCGCCGTCGACGCCGGCAGCTCCCTGTACGTCACCTCGCTGTCGTCGCGGACGATCACCTACAAGGGCATGCTGACCACCGACCAGCTGCCGCTGTTCTTCCCCGACCTGCGCGACGAGCGCTACGAGTCGGCGATCGCGCTGGTGCACAGCCGGTTCTCGACCAACACGTTCCCGAGCTGGCCGCTGGCCCACCCGTTCCGCTTCATCGCGCACAACGGCGAGATCAACACGATCAAGGGCAACCGCAACCGCATGCGGGCCCGTGAGGCCAAGCTCGCCACCGAGCTGTTCGACGGCCCCGCCGGCCCGGCGTCCGAGCTGGGCCTGGAGCGCATCTTCCCGGTCACCGCCAGCGACTTCAGCGACTCGGCGACGTTCGACGAGGTGCTGGAGCTGCTGCACCTGTCCGGCCGCTCGCTGCCGCACGCGGTGCTCATGATGATCCCGGAGGCGTGGGAGAACCACGAGGAGATGGACCCGGCCCGCCGGGCCTTCTACCGGTTCCACTCCTCGATCATGGAGCCGTGGGACGGGCCGGCCGCGGTCTGCTTCACCGACGGCACGCTGATCGGCGCGGTCCTCGACCGCAACGGCCTGCGCCCGGGTCGCTGGTGGCACACCAAGGACGACCTCGTCGTCATGGCCAGCGAGGTCGGCGTGCTGGACATCCCGGCCGCCGACGTCGTCGCCAAGGGTCGGCTGCAGCCGGGCCGGATGTTCCTCGTGGACACCGCCTCTGGGCGGATCGTCTCCGACGAGGACGTCAAGGGCGCCCTGGCCGCCGAGCAGCCGTACGAGGACTGGCTGCACGCCGGCCTGGTGCACCTGCCCGCGCTGCCCGAGCGCCGGCGCTCGCGGCCGAGCCACGAGTCCGTCGTCCGCCGGCAGATGCTCTTCGGGTACACCGAGGAGGACCTGCGCATGCTGGTGACGCCGATGGCGGCCAGCGGTGCCGAGCCGATCGGGTCGATGGGCACCGACACCCCGATCGCCTCGCTGTCGGACCGCTCCCGGCTGCTCTACGACTACTTCGGGCAGCTGTTCGCCCAGGTGACCAACCCGCCGCTGGACGCCATCCGCGAGGAGCTGGTGACCAGCCTCGGCCGCACCTTCGGGCCCGAGCAGAACCTCCTGCAGGCCTCCCCGGCCTCCTGCCGGCAGGTGCACCTGCCGTTCCCGGTCATCGACAACGACGAGCTGGCCAAGATCCTGCACATCGACGACGACGGCGACCTGCCCGGTTACGCCGCCGTCCGGATCACCGGCCACTTCGACGTCAACGGTGGCGGGGCCGCGCTCGCCGAGGCCGTCGAGCAGCTGCGCAGCAAGGTCAGCAAGGCGATCGCCGCCGGCGCCCGGATCATCGTGCTCTCCGACCGGGACTGCGACGAGCAGCGCGCCCCGATCCCGTCGCTGCTGATGACCGCCGCGGTCCACCACCACCTGGTGCGGGAGAAGACCCGCATGGAGGTCGGGCTCGTGGTCGAGTCCGGCGACTGCCGCGAGGTCCACCACGTCGCCCTGCTGCTGGGTTACGGCGCCGCGGCGGTCAACCCGTACCTGGCGTTCGAGTCCATCGAGGACCTGATCCGCGACGGCGCCCTCACCGGCGTCGAGCCGGCGCAGGCCGTCCGCAACATGGTCAAGGCGCTGGGCAAGGGCGTCCTCAAGGTCATGAGCAAGATGGGCATCAGCACCGTCGGGTCGTACACGATGGCGCAGATCTTCGAGGCCGTCGGCCTGTCCCAGGATCTCGTCGACGAGTACTTCACCGGCACCTCCTGCCCGCTGGGCGGCGTCGGCATCGACGTGCTCGCCGAGGAGGTGGCCATGCGCCACCGCCGCGCCTACCCGGAGAACCCCACCGAGCGGGCGCACCGCCGGCTGGAGACCGGCGGCGAGTACCAGTGGCGCCGCGAGGGCGAGGTGCACCTGTTCAACCCGGAGACGGTGTTCCTGCTCCAGCACGCCACCCGGTCCCGCCAGTACGACGTGTTCGAGAAGTACACGCAGACGGTCGACCAGATGTCGGCGGACGCGGCGACGCTGCGCGGGATGTTCACGCTGAAGACCGGCGTGCGGCCCCCGGTGCCGATCGACGAGGTCGAGCCGGTCAGCGAGATCGTCAAGCGGTTCAACACCGGCGCGATGAGCTACGGCTCCATCTCGCAGGAGGCGCACGAGACCCTCGCCATCGCCATGAACCGCCTCGGTGGACGCTCCAACACCGGTGAGGGCGGCGAGGACCCCGACCGCTTCACGCCCGACCCGAACGGCGACCTGCGCCGCTCGGCGATCAAGCAGGTGGCGTCGGGCCGGTTCGGTGTGACCAGCGAGTACCTGGTGAACGCCGACGACATCCAGATCAAGATGGCGCAGGGCGCCAAGCCGGGCGAGGGTGGGCAGCTGCCCGGCGGCAAGGTCTACCCGTGGGTGGCCCGTACCCGGCACTCGACGCCGGGCGTCGGCCTGATCAGCCCGCCGCCGCACCACGACATCTACTCGATCGAAGACCTCAAGCAGCTGATCCACGACCTCAAGAACGCGAACAACGAGGCGCGGGTCCACGTCAAGCTGGTCGCCGAGGTCGGCGTCGGCACCGTCGCGGCCGGGGTCAGCAAGGCGCACGCCGACGTCGTCCTGATCTCCGGGTTCGACGGCGGCACCGGCGCCGCACCGCTGACCTCGCTCAAGCACGCCGGCTCCCCGTGGGAGCTGGGGCTGGCCGAGACGCAGCAGACCCTGCTGGCCAACGGCCTGCGCGACCGCATCGTGGTCCAGGTCGACGGGCAGATGAAGACCGGGCGCGACGTGATCGTCGCGGCGCTGCTCGGTGCCGAGGAGTTCGGTTTCGCGACCGCGCCGCTGGTGGTCTCCGGCTGCGTGATGATGCGGGTCTGCCACCTCGACACCTGCCCGGTCGGTGTGGCCACGCAGAACCCGGAGCTGCGCAAGCGGTTCACCGGCCGGCCGGAGTTCGTCGTCACCTTCTTCGAGTTCCTCGCCGAGCAGGTGCGCCACTACCTGGCGGAGCTGGGCTTCCGGTCGGTCGAGGAGGCCATCGGCCACGCCGAGCTGCTCGACACCCGGAAGGCCGTCGACCACTGGAAGGCCGCGGGGCTGAACCTCTCGCCGATGCTGGTCGTGCCCGAGCTGCCCGAGGGCACGCCGCGGCGCGCGGTGCGCGGGCAGGACCACGGCCTGGACGTGGCGCTGGACCAGACGCTGATCCAGCTGTGCGAGGGCGCGCTGCTGGACGCGCGGCCGGTCAGCCTCGAGCTGCCGGTCCGCAACGTCAACCGCACCGTCGGCACGATGCTGGGGTCGATGGTCACCCGCCGCTTCGGCGGCGAGGGCCTGCCCGACGGCACGATCGACCTCACCTTCGGCGGGTCGGCCGGGCAGTCGTTCGGCGCCTTCGTGCCGCGCGGCATCACCATGCGGCTGTTCGGTGACGCCAACGACTACGTCGGCAAGGGGCTGTCGGGTGGCCGGATCGTCGTCCGGCCTTCCCGCGAGGCGTCCTTCCTGGCCGAGGACAACGTCATCGCCGGCAACGTGATCGGCTACGGCGCCACGAGCGGGGAGATCTTCCTGCGCGGCCGGGTGGGGGAGCGCTTCTGCGTCCGCAACTCCGGCGCGCTGGCCGTCGTCGAGGGCGTGGGTGACCACGCGCTCGAGTACATGACCGGTGGTCGTGCGGTGATCCTCGGGCCCACCGGCCGGAACATCGCGGCGGGCATGTCCGGTGGCATCGGCTACGTGCTCGACCTCGCCCGGCACCGGGTGAACACTGAGATGGTCGACGTCGAGCCGCTGGACGGCGAGTCCGCGCAGTGGCTGCGCGACGTCCTCGTCCGGTACGTCACGGACACCGAGTCCACGGTGGCGCACGCCCTGCTGGCCGACTGGGGCCGCTGGTCGGAGCAGTTCAGCGTGATCATGCCGCGCGACTACCGGCGGGCCCTGGACGCCCGGCGGGCGGCCGAGGCCGCGGGCACGGACGTCGACCGGGCGGTCATGGAGGCCGCGCGTGGCTGA